A genomic stretch from Achromobacter spanius includes:
- a CDS encoding SDR family NAD(P)-dependent oxidoreductase gives MGTLDGKVALVSGSGRGIGQEIALKLAREGAKVVVNDLDPAPANDTVAMIRQAGGQAQACPGSVTAPGFAERFVGAAVDTFGGLDIIVNNAGYTWDNVIQKMTDEQWDEILAVHLSAPFRILRAASGFIREAAKAEAADGREVFRKVVNISSTSGVMGNAGQANYAAAKAGINGLTRAMAKEWGRYKVNVNSVAFGLIKTRLTEAAADGDATLDIEGRQIKVGVNPQVLKNAESLIPLGRAGTPAEAAGAVYLFCLPESNYVSGQVLVVGGGRP, from the coding sequence ATGGGTACGCTAGACGGCAAGGTGGCGCTGGTGTCCGGATCCGGACGCGGCATTGGACAAGAAATTGCGCTGAAGCTGGCGCGTGAAGGCGCGAAGGTGGTGGTCAACGATCTGGACCCGGCGCCCGCCAACGATACAGTCGCCATGATCCGCCAGGCAGGCGGACAGGCGCAGGCGTGCCCGGGCAGCGTTACCGCGCCAGGCTTTGCCGAGCGCTTCGTGGGTGCGGCCGTCGACACCTTCGGCGGGCTGGACATCATCGTGAACAACGCCGGCTACACCTGGGACAACGTCATCCAGAAAATGACCGACGAGCAGTGGGACGAGATCCTGGCCGTCCACCTGTCGGCCCCGTTCCGCATTCTGCGCGCAGCGTCCGGCTTCATCCGCGAAGCCGCCAAGGCCGAGGCCGCCGACGGACGCGAAGTGTTCCGCAAGGTGGTGAACATATCGTCCACCTCGGGCGTGATGGGCAACGCGGGGCAGGCCAACTACGCGGCCGCCAAGGCCGGCATCAATGGCCTGACGCGCGCCATGGCTAAAGAGTGGGGGCGCTACAAAGTCAACGTGAACAGCGTGGCGTTCGGCCTGATCAAGACGCGCTTGACCGAAGCAGCCGCCGACGGCGACGCCACCTTGGACATCGAAGGCCGGCAGATCAAGGTGGGCGTGAACCCGCAGGTGCTGAAAAACGCGGAAAGCCTGATCCCACTTGGCCGTGCGGGCACGCCTGCCGAAGCGGCGGGCGCCGTGTATCTGTTCTGCCTGCCCGAATCCAACTACGTCAGCGGACAGGTGTTGGTCGTGGGCGGCGGCCGGCCTTGA
- a CDS encoding lipid-transfer protein: MNRKVWVAGVGMIPFSKPGASEPYSVMGMRAARVALQDAGVPYDAVQQAYAGYVYGDSTSGQAVVYGVGLTGIPVFNVNNNCASGSSALFLARQAVESGAVECALAVGFEQMVPGALKSVYEDRPSPLTGFISAMTDAQGYDTGKPRAAQFFGGAARSYMKQHDIRADTFARISVKARQHAARNPYAVFRQTVTLADVMDAPMIFEPLTRLQCCPPTCGAAAAILCSDAFARRHGLSPAVSIAAQAMTTDTPSTFDSGDMRCLVGYDMTRAAADQVYEAAGVDPADLDVVELHDCFTANELITYEGLRLTPEGSAEKFILDGDNTYGGRVVTNPSGGLLSKGHPLGATGLAQCAELVWQLRGQADLRQVEGARLALQHNLGLGGACVVTLYQAA, encoded by the coding sequence ATGAACAGAAAAGTTTGGGTGGCCGGCGTCGGCATGATCCCTTTCAGCAAACCCGGTGCAAGCGAGCCTTATTCCGTGATGGGCATGCGCGCCGCGCGTGTAGCCTTGCAAGATGCGGGCGTGCCGTACGACGCCGTGCAGCAAGCTTACGCGGGCTACGTCTACGGCGATTCCACATCGGGCCAGGCGGTGGTGTATGGCGTGGGCCTGACCGGCATTCCCGTCTTCAACGTCAACAACAACTGCGCCAGCGGCTCGTCTGCGCTGTTCCTGGCCCGCCAGGCCGTGGAAAGCGGCGCGGTGGAATGCGCGCTGGCCGTGGGCTTTGAACAAATGGTGCCCGGCGCGTTGAAAAGCGTCTACGAAGACCGGCCGTCGCCCTTGACCGGATTCATCTCTGCCATGACCGACGCACAAGGCTATGACACCGGCAAGCCTCGCGCCGCGCAGTTCTTCGGCGGGGCCGCGCGCAGCTACATGAAGCAGCACGACATCCGCGCCGACACCTTCGCGCGTATCTCGGTCAAGGCGCGCCAGCATGCGGCGCGCAATCCCTATGCCGTCTTTCGCCAGACCGTAACCCTGGCCGACGTGATGGACGCGCCGATGATCTTCGAACCCTTGACACGCTTGCAATGCTGCCCGCCCACCTGCGGCGCGGCGGCCGCCATCCTGTGTTCCGACGCCTTCGCGCGCCGGCATGGTTTGAGCCCCGCCGTCAGCATCGCGGCGCAGGCCATGACCACCGACACCCCTTCCACTTTCGACTCGGGCGACATGCGCTGCCTGGTCGGCTACGACATGACCCGGGCCGCCGCCGACCAGGTCTACGAGGCCGCTGGCGTGGACCCCGCCGATCTCGACGTGGTGGAACTGCACGACTGCTTCACGGCCAATGAACTGATCACCTACGAAGGGCTGCGCCTGACGCCCGAGGGCAGCGCCGAAAAATTCATCCTGGATGGCGACAACACCTACGGCGGGCGCGTCGTGACGAATCCGTCGGGCGGCCTGCTGTCCAAGGGCCATCCGCTGGGCGCAACCGGCCTGGCGCAATGCGCCGAACTGGTCTGGCAACTGCGCGGACAGGCCGACTTGCGGCAAGTGGAAGGCGCGCGGCTGGCCTTGCAGCACAACCTGGGGCTGGGCGGCGCCTGCGTTGTCACGCTGTACCAGGCGGCATGA
- a CDS encoding AraC family transcriptional regulator, with protein MTHHTIAVGHIAQILQGARTRGVDVDRVLRRADVPPALLQAPMARVSQAQFAQILRMLRRATRDDFLGMGQRPVPLGAFAQACRLAVQESTVGQALRVAFRYYHGVLRDFTARLCVAGDTARIVLDARGEPGCTQWYGERTFLFFTLGVANWLAGRRIPILGVDYNAGTRSADAQRVFHAPVRYGQPVTGLWLESRWLALPVVQDAQALQVFLANAPFDLLVKYQDRATLTDRIRRLLRNDLSAELPSLAQVSAQLSMTPQTLRRHLREEGQGFQVLKDDLRRDAAVEYLGRHDLSLMEIAERLGFSEPSTFHRAFKKWTGVSPGEYRRNQLACVPDPGPCRVMPGADTFRQSI; from the coding sequence ATGACGCATCACACCATTGCCGTGGGTCACATCGCCCAGATCCTGCAAGGCGCCCGCACGCGCGGCGTGGACGTTGATCGCGTGTTGCGGCGCGCGGACGTGCCGCCGGCCTTGTTGCAGGCGCCGATGGCGCGCGTATCACAGGCGCAGTTCGCGCAAATTCTGCGGATGTTGCGGCGCGCCACGCGCGACGATTTTCTGGGCATGGGACAGCGGCCGGTGCCGCTGGGCGCCTTTGCCCAGGCCTGCCGCCTGGCGGTGCAGGAAAGCACGGTGGGCCAGGCGCTGCGCGTGGCCTTTCGCTACTACCACGGCGTGCTGCGCGACTTCACCGCGCGGCTGTGTGTGGCGGGCGACACCGCGCGCATCGTGCTGGACGCCCGTGGCGAACCCGGCTGCACGCAGTGGTATGGCGAACGCACCTTCCTGTTCTTCACCTTGGGCGTGGCCAACTGGCTGGCGGGCCGCCGCATCCCCATCCTGGGCGTGGACTACAACGCGGGCACGCGCAGCGCGGACGCGCAACGGGTCTTTCACGCGCCGGTGCGCTACGGGCAGCCGGTCACGGGCTTGTGGCTGGAATCGCGTTGGCTGGCTTTGCCCGTGGTGCAGGACGCCCAGGCGCTCCAGGTTTTTCTGGCCAACGCCCCGTTTGATCTGTTGGTGAAGTATCAAGACCGCGCCACGCTGACCGATCGCATCCGCCGCCTGCTGCGCAACGACCTGTCCGCCGAGCTCCCGTCATTGGCGCAGGTCAGCGCGCAGTTGTCGATGACGCCGCAAACACTCAGGCGCCATCTGCGCGAAGAAGGGCAGGGCTTCCAGGTGTTGAAGGATGACTTGCGGCGCGACGCCGCCGTCGAATACCTGGGCCGGCATGACTTGTCCCTGATGGAGATTGCCGAGCGCCTGGGCTTTTCCGAGCCCAGCACGTTTCATCGCGCCTTCAAGAAATGGACAGGTGTGTCGCCGGGTGAGTACCGCCGCAACCAACTGGCATGCGTCCCCGACCCCGGACCCTGCCGCGTGATGCCGGGCGCTGACACTTTCCGCCAATCCATTTGA
- a CDS encoding quaternary amine ABC transporter ATP-binding protein, giving the protein MSKIEVKNIYKVFGSHPKKWLEAAQGGMSKEQLLAESGHTLGLRDISLSIEEGSIYVIMGLSGSGKSTLIRHFNRLIEPSAGHILVDGVDVVSLNKRDLEVFRQKKMSMVFQRFGLFPHRTVLDNAAYGLTVQGVGRAEREKRAQDWLEQVGLAGFENQYPHQLSGGMQQRVGLARALATDAEILLMDEAFSALDPLIRREMQDQLLQLQAKLNKTIVFITHDLDEALRLGNRIAILKDGELVQEGTPEDILLNPANDYVQSFLQDVNRTKVLNATHAVNPARLTLTMRSRPAHALDRMRAMDYQYAPVLDGKRLAGVLTAKAAEQAIQEGVRDVSRFVEDLASVPATAGLGEVLAQLVHSDQPVAVTGEDDEFLGMLSRKKVVELVTPALTETAQAEPATAELEGQPAPAHRGEAA; this is encoded by the coding sequence ATGAGCAAGATCGAAGTCAAGAACATCTACAAGGTCTTTGGATCGCACCCGAAGAAGTGGCTGGAAGCCGCCCAGGGCGGCATGAGCAAGGAACAACTGCTGGCCGAAAGCGGCCACACGCTGGGCCTGCGCGACATCAGCCTGTCGATTGAAGAAGGCAGCATCTACGTCATCATGGGCTTGTCGGGCTCGGGCAAGTCGACCTTGATTCGCCATTTCAACCGCCTGATCGAACCCAGCGCCGGCCACATCCTGGTCGACGGCGTGGACGTCGTCAGTCTGAACAAGCGCGACCTGGAAGTCTTCCGTCAGAAGAAGATGAGCATGGTGTTCCAGCGCTTTGGCCTGTTTCCGCACCGCACCGTGCTTGACAACGCCGCCTACGGCCTGACCGTGCAGGGCGTGGGCCGCGCCGAACGTGAAAAGCGGGCGCAGGACTGGCTGGAACAAGTGGGCCTGGCCGGTTTCGAAAACCAGTATCCGCACCAACTGTCCGGCGGCATGCAGCAGCGCGTGGGCCTGGCGCGCGCGCTGGCCACCGATGCGGAAATCCTGCTGATGGACGAAGCGTTCTCGGCGCTGGACCCGCTTATCCGCCGCGAAATGCAAGACCAGTTGCTGCAATTGCAGGCCAAGCTGAACAAGACCATCGTCTTCATCACGCATGACCTGGACGAAGCGCTGCGCCTGGGCAACCGAATCGCCATCCTGAAGGACGGCGAACTGGTGCAGGAAGGCACGCCGGAAGACATTCTGTTGAACCCGGCCAACGACTACGTGCAGTCTTTCCTGCAAGACGTGAACCGCACCAAGGTGCTCAACGCCACGCACGCCGTGAACCCGGCGCGCCTGACCTTGACGATGCGTTCGCGTCCGGCGCACGCGCTGGACCGCATGCGCGCCATGGACTACCAATATGCGCCGGTGCTGGACGGCAAGCGCCTGGCCGGAGTGTTGACCGCGAAGGCGGCCGAGCAGGCCATCCAGGAAGGCGTGCGCGACGTGTCACGCTTTGTTGAAGACCTGGCCTCGGTGCCGGCCACGGCGGGCCTGGGCGAAGTGTTGGCGCAGTTGGTGCATAGCGACCAGCCGGTGGCTGTCACGGGTGAAGACGACGAATTCCTGGGCATGCTGTCGCGCAAGAAGGTCGTGGAACTGGTGACCCCGGCATTGACGGAAACCGCGCAGGCGGAACCGGCCACCGCCGAACTGGAAGGCCAACCCGCGCCGGCGCATCGGGGCGAAGCGGCCTGA
- a CDS encoding AMP-binding protein, whose translation MQQAHFRFWPKGLPTHISQPRSSLYFNLEAAATRYPDKPAIVFYDTVLDYARLKREVDAMAGYLQHGAGVKPGDRVLLLSQNCPQFIIAYYAVLRADAVVVPVNAMSTEDELAHYLQDSGAQVAFAAQELAPRLASFVEDGRLDRIIVHTYSDYLGVGDGEDGVVPPDWVAAPRHNADALGGVRGALTGPVPGSAFASASVPGSVHGSVPGSVPWYGALAVNASPAPHKSRAQDLCLLPYTSGTTGRPKGCRHTHGTLGAAVTGSQLWRGLTSEAVIMGVAPLFHLLGMQNCMNLPILLGATVVLLPRWDRKVAAQLMARHRVSVWAAPPAMVVDFFAQPEIESFDLSRLALLCGGGAPMPEAVAAMLADRYGIIFNEAYGLTETASFLHCNPMHRNKRQCIGVPTFGVDTRVVDPATLQALPPGEVGELVTRGAQVMQGYWNNPAADDDAFFMLDGERYFRTGDLGRMDEDGYFFITDRLKRMINASGYKVWPAEVENALYEHPAVHEACVVGVPDDCRGETVKALLVLRPEARDSAREDEVIAWARARMAAYKAPRIVEFVDALPKSSTGKILWRQLQEAQRAVA comes from the coding sequence ATGCAGCAAGCGCATTTTCGGTTTTGGCCCAAGGGGCTGCCGACGCACATCAGCCAGCCTCGGTCCAGCCTGTATTTCAACCTGGAGGCCGCGGCCACGCGCTATCCCGACAAACCCGCCATCGTGTTCTATGACACGGTGCTGGACTACGCGCGTTTGAAGCGCGAGGTCGACGCCATGGCCGGCTATTTGCAGCACGGCGCGGGCGTCAAGCCGGGCGACCGGGTGCTGTTGCTGAGCCAGAACTGTCCGCAATTCATCATTGCCTACTACGCGGTGCTGCGCGCCGACGCGGTGGTGGTGCCGGTGAACGCGATGAGCACGGAAGACGAGCTGGCGCATTACCTGCAAGACAGCGGCGCACAGGTGGCCTTTGCCGCACAGGAACTGGCGCCACGGCTGGCAAGCTTTGTCGAGGACGGGCGTCTGGACCGCATCATCGTCCACACCTATTCCGACTATCTGGGCGTGGGGGATGGCGAAGACGGGGTGGTGCCGCCCGACTGGGTCGCGGCGCCGCGCCACAATGCCGATGCATTAGGCGGCGTCCGTGGTGCTTTGACAGGGCCGGTTCCGGGGTCTGCGTTCGCGTCCGCGTCTGTGCCCGGGTCTGTTCATGGGTCTGTGCCCGGGTCTGTTCCTTGGTATGGCGCGCTGGCCGTCAACGCCTCGCCCGCGCCGCACAAAAGCCGCGCCCAGGACCTGTGCCTCTTGCCGTACACGTCCGGCACCACCGGCCGCCCCAAGGGCTGCCGCCACACCCACGGCACGCTGGGCGCGGCGGTGACGGGGTCGCAGCTTTGGCGCGGCCTGACGTCGGAAGCCGTCATCATGGGCGTGGCGCCGCTGTTCCATCTGCTGGGCATGCAGAACTGCATGAACCTGCCGATCCTGTTGGGCGCCACGGTTGTGCTGTTGCCGCGCTGGGACCGCAAGGTGGCCGCGCAACTGATGGCGCGGCACCGCGTCAGCGTCTGGGCCGCGCCGCCCGCGATGGTTGTCGATTTCTTCGCGCAGCCGGAGATTGAATCGTTCGACCTGTCGCGCCTTGCCCTGTTGTGCGGCGGCGGCGCGCCCATGCCCGAGGCGGTGGCGGCGATGCTGGCCGACCGCTACGGCATCATCTTCAACGAAGCCTACGGCTTGACCGAGACCGCCTCGTTCCTGCATTGCAACCCCATGCACCGCAACAAGCGCCAGTGCATCGGCGTGCCAACCTTTGGCGTCGATACGCGGGTGGTCGACCCCGCCACGTTGCAAGCGTTGCCACCCGGCGAAGTGGGTGAACTGGTGACGCGCGGCGCGCAAGTCATGCAGGGCTATTGGAACAATCCGGCCGCCGATGACGACGCATTCTTCATGCTCGACGGCGAACGGTACTTTCGCACTGGCGACCTGGGGCGCATGGATGAAGACGGCTATTTCTTCATCACTGATCGGCTCAAGCGCATGATCAACGCATCGGGCTACAAGGTCTGGCCGGCGGAAGTGGAAAACGCCTTGTACGAACATCCCGCCGTGCACGAGGCCTGCGTGGTGGGCGTGCCCGACGACTGCCGGGGCGAAACGGTGAAGGCCTTGCTGGTGCTGCGGCCCGAAGCGCGCGACAGTGCCCGCGAAGACGAGGTGATTGCCTGGGCCCGCGCGCGCATGGCGGCCTACAAGGCGCCGCGCATCGTTGAGTTCGTGGATGCGCTGCCCAAGTCCAGCACCGGGAAAATACTGTGGCGCCAGTTGCAGGAGGCGCAACGCGCGGTCGCTTGA
- a CDS encoding ABC transporter permease, whose product MFPEIIPARQVRAAIDGFVDHLVTNYADTLETLSQPVLHALVWLEQLLRSSPWWAVVAVTVAIAWGVSRRIGLSLAMGALLCMIGVLGLWDAGMQTLALMIMAAGLSVVIGIPLGVLMARVNWLRSIMLPVLDVMQTMPSFVYLIPVVMLFGLGKIPAIIATVIYAVPPLIRLTDLGIRLVDREVLEASRAFGANPRQQLFGVQLPLALPNIMAGINQTTMMALSMVVIASMIGARGLGYEVLLGINRLEVGRGLLAGLGIVVLAVLFDRITQSYGQRMRMGGQR is encoded by the coding sequence ATGTTTCCTGAAATTATTCCCGCCCGTCAGGTCAGGGCGGCAATCGACGGGTTCGTCGATCACCTGGTCACCAATTACGCCGACACACTAGAGACCCTGTCGCAGCCGGTTCTGCACGCGCTGGTGTGGCTGGAGCAATTGCTGCGCAGTTCGCCCTGGTGGGCCGTGGTGGCCGTTACCGTCGCGATCGCCTGGGGCGTCAGCCGCCGCATCGGCCTGAGCCTGGCCATGGGCGCGCTGCTGTGCATGATCGGCGTGCTGGGCCTGTGGGACGCCGGCATGCAGACCCTGGCGTTGATGATCATGGCCGCCGGCCTGTCGGTGGTCATCGGCATTCCGCTGGGCGTGCTGATGGCCCGCGTGAACTGGCTGCGTTCCATCATGCTGCCGGTGCTGGACGTGATGCAGACCATGCCCAGCTTCGTGTACCTGATTCCGGTCGTGATGCTGTTTGGCCTGGGCAAGATTCCCGCCATCATCGCTACCGTGATCTACGCCGTGCCGCCGCTGATCCGCCTGACCGACCTGGGCATCCGCCTGGTTGACCGCGAAGTGCTGGAAGCTTCGCGCGCCTTTGGCGCCAACCCGCGCCAGCAGCTCTTTGGCGTGCAGTTGCCGCTGGCGCTGCCCAACATCATGGCGGGCATCAACCAGACCACGATGATGGCGCTGTCCATGGTGGTGATTGCCTCGATGATCGGCGCGCGCGGCCTGGGCTATGAAGTGTTGCTGGGCATCAACCGCCTGGAAGTGGGGCGTGGCCTGTTGGCGGGCCTGGGTATCGTGGTGCTGGCCGTGCTGTTCGACCGGATCACGCAATCGTATGGACAGCGCATGCGCATGGGAGGCCAGCGATGA
- a CDS encoding CaiB/BaiF CoA transferase family protein encodes MDTPNTAPLAGIKVLDLSRLLPGPLGAQYLADLGADVIKIEDTQAGDYAPPALRAVCNRNKRGLRLDLKHPDGQAVLAALARKADVLIESFRPGVSARLKADYPTLSRYNPRLVVCSITGYGQDGPLRDAAGHDLNYSAYAGVADQMGCGPDQPALSNLPVADILGGSLTAVMGILAALVDAQRTGQGRYVDIAIADGLLAGAVVPLATLNAHGDTRAAGGDTLSGALACYGQYRAQDGRYLAVAALEPKFWDTLCRRIERPELLPLHRDGDPDRQAWLRSELQALFASRPLAHWLDLLEGADCCVSPVLKLSESLAHPQFTARGMVQASRHPAYGLAAQIASPVKMSGFQFAIHRQAPLPGEHTTQVLREAGYDDAAIASLAERGIAL; translated from the coding sequence TTGGATACGCCGAACACCGCTCCGCTTGCGGGTATCAAAGTCCTGGATCTGTCGCGCTTGCTGCCCGGCCCGCTGGGCGCGCAGTACCTGGCCGACCTGGGCGCGGACGTCATCAAGATCGAAGACACGCAGGCGGGCGATTACGCGCCCCCAGCGCTGCGCGCCGTGTGCAACCGCAACAAGCGCGGCTTGCGGCTGGACCTGAAACACCCCGACGGGCAGGCCGTGCTGGCGGCGCTGGCGCGCAAGGCAGATGTGCTGATCGAGAGCTTTCGGCCCGGCGTGTCGGCGCGTCTGAAGGCCGACTACCCGACCTTGTCGCGGTACAACCCGCGCTTGGTGGTTTGCAGCATCACCGGCTACGGCCAGGACGGCCCGCTGCGCGATGCCGCCGGCCATGACCTGAATTATTCGGCCTACGCGGGCGTGGCGGACCAGATGGGATGCGGGCCGGATCAGCCCGCGCTTTCAAACCTGCCGGTGGCGGACATCCTGGGTGGTTCGCTGACGGCGGTGATGGGCATCCTGGCGGCGTTGGTGGACGCGCAGCGCACCGGGCAAGGGCGCTATGTGGATATCGCCATCGCCGACGGCCTCCTGGCCGGCGCGGTGGTGCCGCTGGCCACGTTGAACGCACATGGCGACACCCGCGCGGCGGGCGGCGACACGCTGTCGGGCGCGCTGGCCTGCTACGGCCAGTACCGCGCGCAAGACGGGCGCTACCTGGCCGTGGCGGCGCTGGAACCAAAGTTCTGGGACACGCTGTGCCGGCGGATTGAACGGCCCGAGCTGCTGCCGCTGCACCGCGATGGCGACCCCGATCGGCAAGCGTGGCTGCGGTCCGAACTGCAAGCCTTGTTTGCCTCGCGGCCGCTGGCGCATTGGCTGGATCTGCTGGAGGGCGCGGACTGCTGCGTGTCGCCCGTGCTGAAACTGTCTGAAAGCCTGGCGCATCCGCAGTTCACCGCGCGCGGCATGGTGCAGGCGTCGCGGCATCCGGCCTACGGGTTGGCCGCGCAGATCGCCAGCCCCGTGAAGATGTCCGGCTTTCAATTCGCCATCCACCGCCAGGCGCCACTGCCGGGCGAACACACTACCCAGGTCCTGCGTGAAGCCGGCTATGACGACGCCGCCATCGCCAGCCTGGCCGAGCGTGGCATCGCGCTGTAA
- a CDS encoding tripartite tricarboxylate transporter substrate binding protein, producing MTDHPCSIALPRRRSLLKLGLGLGLTVPAALALSPAARAATFPARPITLIVPFPAGGATDTQMRALAVAASRELGQSVVIANRPGAGGTLGPAAMAHSAAPDGYTVSVVVGTLFRYPFLQQVNYDPVQDFTYIACMTAYSYGIVVRQDAPWKTLDELIAHTRANPEKISYGATGAGGSGRIAIERLSRLTGTRFNFIPYKGAAEETTALLGGHIQMVADAGWGPMIDTGRARLLAIIGDARAKRVPEVPTMTELGYPIVATNPVGIAGPKGMDPKTVAALQKAFHRAARDPEYNRALETADQPHMLMDSAAYTEFAVKQVAEEKRFVAELGLKTQ from the coding sequence ATGACGGATCATCCTTGCAGCATTGCCTTGCCCCGACGCCGCAGCCTGCTGAAGTTGGGGCTTGGGTTGGGGCTTACCGTGCCAGCCGCGTTGGCGCTCAGCCCCGCCGCGCGCGCCGCCACCTTTCCGGCGCGACCCATCACGTTGATCGTGCCCTTTCCCGCCGGCGGCGCCACCGACACGCAAATGCGCGCGCTGGCGGTGGCGGCCTCGCGCGAACTGGGCCAGAGCGTCGTCATTGCCAACCGGCCAGGCGCGGGCGGCACCCTGGGGCCGGCCGCTATGGCGCATAGCGCCGCGCCGGACGGCTACACGGTGTCGGTGGTGGTGGGCACGCTGTTTCGCTACCCATTCCTGCAACAGGTGAACTACGACCCCGTTCAGGACTTCACGTACATCGCCTGCATGACGGCGTATTCCTACGGCATCGTGGTGCGCCAGGATGCGCCCTGGAAGACGCTGGACGAACTGATCGCCCATACGCGCGCCAACCCCGAGAAGATCAGCTACGGCGCCACGGGCGCGGGCGGGTCGGGGCGCATTGCCATCGAACGCCTGTCCAGGCTGACCGGCACGAGGTTCAATTTCATTCCGTACAAGGGCGCGGCGGAAGAAACCACGGCGCTCTTGGGTGGCCACATCCAGATGGTGGCGGACGCGGGCTGGGGCCCGATGATCGACACGGGACGCGCGCGCCTGTTGGCCATCATCGGCGATGCGCGCGCCAAGCGCGTGCCCGAGGTGCCCACCATGACCGAGCTGGGTTACCCCATCGTGGCGACCAATCCCGTGGGCATCGCCGGCCCCAAGGGCATGGACCCGAAGACGGTGGCCGCGTTGCAAAAAGCCTTTCACCGCGCGGCGCGCGACCCGGAGTACAACCGGGCCCTGGAAACGGCGGACCAGCCGCACATGCTGATGGACAGTGCGGCCTATACGGAATTCGCCGTCAAGCAGGTGGCCGAGGAGAAACGCTTCGTGGCCGAACTGGGGCTGAAGACGCAGTAG
- a CDS encoding tautomerase family protein, protein MPILNVQILQGHSAAQKAALLTAASNAVVESIAAPLPSVRIVLQEVPAENVIVAGEIGKRMVRVDVALIEGRDEAKKAALIAALNQAVCTSIDISGDDVRVLIRDVPKVDMGVANGISAKAAGR, encoded by the coding sequence ATGCCCATTTTGAATGTCCAGATCCTGCAAGGCCACTCGGCCGCCCAGAAGGCCGCCTTGCTTACGGCCGCGTCCAACGCGGTGGTTGAAAGCATTGCAGCGCCGCTGCCCAGCGTGCGCATCGTGTTGCAGGAAGTGCCCGCCGAAAACGTGATCGTGGCCGGCGAGATCGGCAAGCGCATGGTGCGGGTGGACGTGGCGCTGATCGAGGGGCGCGACGAAGCCAAGAAGGCCGCGCTGATCGCCGCGCTGAACCAGGCCGTATGCACCAGTATCGACATCTCGGGTGACGACGTGCGGGTGCTGATCCGCGACGTGCCCAAGGTGGACATGGGCGTGGCCAACGGCATCAGCGCCAAGGCAGCCGGCCGCTAA
- a CDS encoding acyl-CoA dehydrogenase family protein, giving the protein MEPRPGWMDADLTLFQDSTRRLFEKEFVPDEEKWRKQQHADRDIWHKAGRMGLLCVSMPEAYGGAGGSFAHEAIVAAEQARAMVYGFSNNVHSAILAHYILNYGTEPQKQRWLPQMATGELVGAIAMSEPGAGSDLKSVRTTARRDGDAYVINGSKTFITNGLHADLICVVAKTDPSAGSRGVSLIMVETRDLPGFRRGKLLEKLGQKSLDTTELFFDEVRVPVGNLLGEVEGRGFVQLMQQLPRERLLIAVGAVATMRRAIDDTLAYTRTRQVFGQPLINMQNTRFKLAECETVATIAARFVDDCIVRQLQGTLDLSTAAMAKWWTTQMNCQVIDECLQLHGGYGYMLETPIARMYADARVGKIYGGSNEIMKEIIARGMTA; this is encoded by the coding sequence ATGGAACCCCGCCCTGGCTGGATGGACGCCGACCTGACGCTGTTCCAGGATTCCACGCGCCGCCTGTTCGAAAAAGAATTCGTGCCCGACGAGGAAAAGTGGCGCAAGCAGCAGCATGCCGATCGCGATATCTGGCACAAGGCCGGCCGCATGGGGCTGCTTTGCGTCAGCATGCCGGAGGCCTATGGCGGCGCGGGCGGCAGCTTTGCGCACGAGGCCATCGTGGCGGCCGAGCAGGCGCGCGCCATGGTCTACGGCTTCAGCAACAATGTGCACAGCGCCATCCTGGCGCACTACATCCTGAACTACGGCACCGAGCCGCAAAAGCAGCGTTGGCTTCCGCAAATGGCCACGGGTGAACTCGTAGGCGCCATCGCCATGAGCGAGCCCGGCGCGGGGTCCGACCTGAAAAGCGTGCGCACCACGGCCAGGCGCGACGGCGACGCCTATGTCATCAACGGGTCCAAGACCTTCATCACCAACGGCTTGCATGCGGACCTGATCTGCGTGGTGGCCAAGACGGACCCCTCGGCCGGGTCGCGCGGGGTTTCGTTGATCATGGTGGAAACGCGCGACCTGCCAGGGTTTCGGCGCGGCAAGCTGCTTGAAAAATTGGGCCAGAAAAGCCTGGACACCACCGAGCTGTTTTTCGACGAGGTGCGCGTGCCGGTCGGCAACCTGTTAGGCGAAGTGGAGGGGCGCGGCTTTGTGCAGTTGATGCAGCAACTGCCGCGCGAACGCCTGCTGATCGCGGTGGGGGCGGTGGCCACGATGCGGCGCGCCATCGACGACACGCTGGCCTACACCCGCACGCGCCAGGTGTTCGGGCAGCCGCTCATCAACATGCAGAACACGCGTTTCAAGCTGGCCGAATGCGAAACGGTGGCCACCATCGCGGCGCGCTTTGTCGACGACTGCATCGTGCGGCAATTGCAAGGCACGCTGGACCTGTCCACCGCCGCCATGGCCAAGTGGTGGACCACGCAGATGAATTGCCAGGTCATCGATGAATGCCTGCAATTGCACGGCGGCTACGGCTACATGCTGGAAACGCCCATCGCACGCATGTATGCGGATGCGCGCGTGGGAAAGATCTACGGCGGTTCAAACGAAATCATGAAAGAAATCATCGCGCGGGGCATGACCGCCTAG